In Streptomyces sp. NBC_00448, the following are encoded in one genomic region:
- a CDS encoding class II fumarate hydratase: MDDFRVEHDSMGEVRVPAAAKWGAQTQRAVQNFPISGQRISRAHIQALARIKAAAAKVNAELGVIDADMAAAIASAADEVAAGTWDAEFPIDVFQTGSGTSSNMNTNEVIAALATERLGRKVHPNDHVNASQSSNDVFPSSIHIAATAAVTGDLVPALTRLAESLEAKSAEFAGVVKAGRTHLMDATPVTLGQEFGGYAAQVRYGVERLEASLPRLAELPLGGTAVGTGINTPPGFPAAVIAEVARATGLPLTEARDHFEAQGARDGIVEASGQLRTIAVGLTKIANDLRWMASGPRTGLSEISLPDLQPGSSIMPGKVNPVVPEAVLMVAAQVIGNDTAITVAGAAGNFELNVMLPVIARNVLESVRLLANVSRLLADRTIDGITAHPERAREYAESSPSVVTPLNRYIGYEEAAKVAKKSLAERKTIRQVVIEEGYVERGELSEAQLDEALDVLRMTHP; the protein is encoded by the coding sequence ATGGACGACTTCCGGGTCGAGCACGACTCGATGGGCGAGGTGCGGGTTCCCGCGGCGGCGAAGTGGGGCGCGCAGACCCAGCGCGCCGTGCAGAACTTCCCGATCTCAGGGCAGCGGATCAGCCGCGCGCACATCCAGGCACTGGCCCGGATCAAGGCCGCGGCGGCGAAGGTGAACGCCGAGCTGGGCGTGATCGACGCCGACATGGCGGCGGCCATCGCCTCGGCGGCGGACGAGGTCGCCGCGGGGACATGGGACGCGGAGTTCCCGATCGACGTGTTCCAGACCGGCTCGGGCACGTCGTCCAACATGAACACGAACGAGGTGATCGCCGCGCTGGCCACCGAGCGGCTGGGCCGCAAGGTGCACCCGAACGACCATGTGAACGCCTCCCAGTCGTCCAATGACGTGTTCCCGTCCTCGATCCACATCGCGGCGACCGCGGCGGTGACCGGAGACCTGGTGCCGGCGCTGACCCGGTTGGCGGAGTCCCTGGAGGCGAAGTCGGCGGAGTTCGCGGGCGTGGTGAAGGCGGGCCGCACCCACCTGATGGATGCCACGCCGGTAACGCTGGGGCAGGAGTTCGGCGGGTACGCCGCGCAGGTGCGGTACGGCGTCGAGCGGCTGGAGGCCTCACTGCCGCGCCTGGCGGAGCTGCCACTGGGCGGCACCGCGGTGGGGACGGGGATCAACACGCCGCCCGGGTTCCCGGCCGCGGTGATCGCGGAGGTCGCCCGGGCGACCGGCCTCCCGCTGACCGAGGCGCGCGACCACTTCGAGGCCCAGGGCGCCCGGGACGGCATCGTGGAGGCGTCCGGCCAGTTGCGGACGATCGCCGTGGGGCTGACGAAGATCGCCAACGACCTGCGGTGGATGGCCTCGGGCCCGCGCACCGGGCTGTCCGAGATCAGCCTGCCCGACCTCCAGCCGGGCTCGTCGATCATGCCGGGCAAGGTCAACCCGGTGGTCCCGGAGGCGGTGCTGATGGTGGCAGCGCAGGTGATCGGCAACGACACGGCGATCACCGTCGCGGGCGCCGCGGGCAACTTCGAGCTGAACGTGATGCTCCCGGTGATCGCCCGCAACGTCCTGGAGTCGGTACGGCTGCTGGCGAACGTCTCGCGGCTGCTCGCGGACCGCACGATCGACGGCATCACGGCGCACCCGGAGCGGGCCCGGGAGTACGCCGAGTCCTCGCCGTCCGTGGTCACCCCGCTGAACCGCTACATCGGCTACGAGGAAGCCGCGAAGGTGGCGAAGAAGTCGCTGGCTGAGCGGAAGACGATCCGGCAGGTGGTGATCGAGGAGGGGTACGTGGAGCGCGGCGAGCTCTCCGAGGCGCAGCTCGACGAGGCGCTGGACGTGCTGCGAATGACCCACCCGTAG
- a CDS encoding IS481 family transposase, producing MPHRNAPLTETGRLRLARCIVDDRWTLRRAAERFQVSPTTAQRWAARYRELGEAGMVDRSSRPHSSPRRTPTRTERRIIKVRVLRRWGPARIAYLLGLNPATVHRVLTRYRLARLAHLDRATGRVIRRYEHAAPGDLVHVDIKKLGNIPDGGGHKVLGRQAGRKNRTKAGMSFLHNAIDDHSRLAYSEILADEKKETAVGFWQRAHAFFAAAGITVQRVLTDNGSCYKSHLWRNSLAEQGISHKRTRPYRPQTNGKVERFNRTLLDEWAYAKPYRTDAERRAAYQQWLHTYNHHRGHTALKGQPPASRVPNLTGQYI from the coding sequence ATGCCCCACCGTAATGCACCTCTGACCGAGACCGGCCGTCTGCGGCTGGCCCGCTGCATCGTTGACGACCGGTGGACCCTGCGCCGGGCCGCCGAACGCTTCCAGGTCTCGCCCACCACGGCTCAGCGGTGGGCGGCCCGCTACCGGGAGCTGGGCGAGGCCGGGATGGTCGACCGCTCCTCGCGCCCGCACTCCAGCCCGCGCCGGACACCGACCCGTACCGAGCGGCGGATCATCAAGGTCCGTGTCCTGCGCCGGTGGGGACCGGCCCGTATCGCCTACCTTCTCGGGCTGAACCCGGCGACCGTGCACCGTGTCCTGACCCGCTACCGGCTGGCCCGTCTGGCCCACCTGGACCGTGCCACCGGCCGGGTGATCCGCCGCTACGAACACGCCGCCCCCGGCGACCTCGTCCACGTCGACATCAAGAAACTCGGCAACATCCCCGACGGCGGCGGCCACAAGGTCCTCGGCCGGCAAGCAGGCCGCAAGAACCGCACCAAGGCGGGCATGAGCTTCCTGCACAACGCCATCGACGACCACTCCCGCCTGGCCTACAGCGAAATCCTGGCCGACGAGAAGAAAGAGACCGCCGTCGGGTTCTGGCAGCGCGCCCACGCCTTCTTCGCCGCCGCCGGTATCACCGTCCAGCGGGTCCTGACCGACAACGGCTCCTGCTACAAGTCACATCTGTGGCGCAACTCCCTTGCCGAGCAAGGTATTTCACACAAACGCACCCGGCCCTACCGGCCCCAGACCAACGGCAAGGTCGAACGGTTCAACCGCACCCTGCTGGACGAATGGGCCTACGCGAAGCCCTACCGCACCGACGCCGAACGACGCGCCGCCTATCAGCAGTGGCTCCACACCTACAATCACCACCGCGGACACACCGCACTCAAAGGCCAACCACCCGCCAGCCGCGTCCCCAACCTAACGGGTCAGTACATCTAG
- a CDS encoding class I SAM-dependent DNA methyltransferase: MDTDGYEPVGTPSDNPAAASGRDRTGQAEAFDAIGDRYDEAFPHKDGQITAGSWLIAELPPAARVLDLGCGTGLPTARQFVEAGMRVTGVDLSAGMLARARSNVPEAEFVQADVADLVDGGPLTAGGFSAIAAFFTLLMLPRAEIPATLTAVRELLEPGGLLALGMVEADVDDVPIPFLGHTVRVSGYLKDELREIVVDSGFEVIKEMSYTYAPASTDVPPEEQIFLYCRRA; the protein is encoded by the coding sequence GTGGATACCGACGGTTACGAGCCCGTTGGCACGCCGTCCGACAACCCCGCGGCGGCGTCGGGGCGGGACCGTACCGGCCAGGCCGAGGCGTTCGACGCCATCGGCGACCGGTACGACGAGGCGTTCCCGCACAAGGACGGCCAGATCACCGCGGGCAGCTGGCTCATCGCCGAACTGCCGCCCGCCGCCCGGGTGCTCGACCTCGGGTGCGGCACCGGCCTGCCGACCGCCCGGCAGTTCGTCGAGGCCGGCATGCGGGTGACGGGAGTGGATCTGTCCGCCGGCATGCTGGCCAGAGCCCGGTCGAACGTCCCCGAGGCGGAGTTCGTGCAGGCGGACGTGGCGGACCTGGTCGACGGCGGGCCGCTGACCGCCGGCGGCTTCTCCGCGATCGCGGCGTTCTTCACCCTGCTGATGCTGCCCAGGGCCGAGATCCCGGCCACGCTGACCGCCGTCCGCGAACTGCTGGAGCCCGGCGGTCTGCTGGCGCTCGGCATGGTCGAGGCGGACGTGGACGACGTACCGATCCCTTTCCTCGGGCACACCGTGCGGGTTTCGGGGTATCTGAAGGACGAGCTGCGCGAGATCGTGGTGGACTCGGGCTTCGAGGTGATCAAGGAGATGTCGTACACGTACGCGCCGGCGAGCACCGACGTGCCGCCGGAGGAGCAGATCTTCCTCTACTGCCGACGCGCCTGA
- the fomD gene encoding cytidylyl-2-hydroxypropylphosphonate hydrolase, producing the protein MTADLDTTQPDGSNAPRPGRWAPGDHVLWRYRGNGTDEVHICRPVTVVRDEPDLLVVWLAAGTRCIKPVLADGTPLYQEPLATRYTKPRTRVAEEWFGSGVLKLARPGQPWSVWLFWEQDWQFRSWYVNLEEPLNRWSAGVDSQDHFLDISVHPDRNWYWRDEDEFAQAQADGLMPAELAARVRQAGREAVRAIRAWDPPFRDRWQDWRPDPSWPVPELPSDWDRPAV; encoded by the coding sequence ATGACAGCCGACCTCGACACCACGCAACCGGACGGATCGAACGCGCCGCGGCCGGGCCGCTGGGCCCCTGGTGACCATGTGCTGTGGCGCTACCGCGGCAATGGCACGGACGAGGTGCACATCTGCCGCCCGGTGACGGTGGTGCGCGACGAGCCGGACCTGCTCGTGGTGTGGCTGGCGGCGGGCACCCGCTGCATCAAGCCGGTGCTCGCCGACGGCACTCCGCTGTACCAGGAGCCGCTGGCCACCCGGTACACCAAGCCCCGCACCCGGGTGGCGGAGGAGTGGTTCGGCTCGGGGGTGCTGAAGCTGGCCCGGCCGGGTCAGCCCTGGTCGGTGTGGCTGTTCTGGGAGCAGGACTGGCAGTTCAGAAGCTGGTACGTGAATCTGGAGGAGCCGCTCAACCGGTGGTCCGCGGGGGTGGACTCGCAAGACCACTTCCTCGACATCTCGGTCCACCCGGACCGTAACTGGTACTGGCGGGACGAGGACGAGTTCGCGCAGGCGCAGGCCGACGGGCTGATGCCGGCCGAGCTGGCCGCCCGGGTCCGGCAGGCCGGCCGGGAGGCGGTGCGCGCGATCAGGGCCTGGGACCCGCCCTTCCGTGACCGCTGGCAGGACTGGCGGCCCGACCCGTCGTGGCCGGTGCCCGAGTTGCCGTCCGACTGGGACCGCCCCGCGGTGTGA